One window of the Crateriforma spongiae genome contains the following:
- a CDS encoding acyl-CoA thioesterase gives MIDLCLYNQLHRFAVAPSVGATWQPNPPVHWKESTPMLRQHSIEIRVRYDECDPMGFVHHSRYLQYFEMGRTELLRASGGNYREMEEAGQLVVVVRVDCRYRRPACYDDLLRLETEITGVTAGKILHQYHLYRDQELLVQADVTLAVIDRKGQIQRVPEFLRTAFSADQSP, from the coding sequence GTGATCGATTTGTGTCTTTACAATCAACTGCACCGCTTCGCCGTCGCCCCCTCCGTCGGGGCAACGTGGCAACCGAATCCGCCGGTTCATTGGAAGGAAAGCACGCCAATGCTGCGTCAGCATTCGATCGAAATTCGCGTCCGCTACGACGAATGTGATCCCATGGGGTTTGTCCACCATTCGCGGTACCTACAGTATTTCGAGATGGGGCGAACGGAACTGCTGCGGGCTTCCGGTGGCAACTATCGCGAAATGGAAGAAGCCGGCCAGTTGGTCGTCGTCGTCCGCGTTGACTGTCGGTACCGTCGTCCCGCCTGCTACGACGATCTGCTGCGGCTGGAGACGGAAATCACCGGCGTGACGGCCGGAAAAATCTTGCACCAATATCATCTGTACCGTGACCAGGAACTGCTGGTCCAAGCCGACGTGACGCTGGCGGTGATTGATCGCAAGGGTCAGATCCAACGTGTTCCCGAATTCCTTCGGACGGCGTTTTCGGCGGACCAGTCCCCCTAG
- a CDS encoding sulfatase-like hydrolase/transferase: protein MMKPSAILVVLLVLLSRGAPAQQPPNIVFFFTDDQTTSTLGCYGNPIIQTPNIDQLARQGTRFENAFVSQAICWVSRTTILTGLTGRSYGTPGNPELATADAVRELYTDRLRASGYRTGYFGKWHAKMPKDFRREDHFDEFEAIGRNPFYKRQADGSLRHETEVIVDCGIDFIQRHDPDKPFALNLWFNACHAEDSDRRPGIGHFPWPRSVDGMYDDVQIPEPRLASPGIFESQPDFLKTTINRERYFWRWNTPQKYQTNMRAYYRMVSGIDGAIGRFMKALEDAGMADNTIIVYSADNGYYMGNRGFAGKWSHYDDALRVPMIVMDPRVPEDAKGQVSQKTVLNLDLPSTFLDYASVEIPERYQGNSIRRIVQGDAVDEWRTESFHEHFAVRNRIPAFEGLRNDQYKYVRYFDHGGYEFLHDLQNDPEELTNLVDDPDYADVLAQMRKRTDARVQQLGGPLQPLDQFNESTDPMPVAAANVSAKPDADGFIRVFDGKSLRGWSGDSKYWSVQDGALTGVADGTLKMNRFITWKHSTVRNFDLRVKVKVTAGGNSGIQYRGTMRPDLGLDVVSGYQCDVVADRPDYNGMLYDEKGRRIIARTGQKVVIDTDGQPWIVGEFPIADFEPDQWHEYRVLVKGNHHQHWIDDHMTSDVIDLDEAGRSLEGVLAVQVHVGPAMKIQYKDFRIKHLPDNLPLIHAGDVTIPEGSLGVKPQGRLPKDWQPPKYAAPSGVE, encoded by the coding sequence ATGATGAAACCGTCTGCCATCCTGGTCGTTTTACTTGTTTTGCTATCTCGTGGCGCACCGGCCCAACAACCGCCGAACATTGTCTTCTTTTTCACCGACGATCAAACAACGTCGACGCTGGGTTGCTACGGAAACCCGATCATCCAGACGCCCAACATTGATCAACTGGCCAGACAGGGAACTCGGTTTGAAAACGCTTTTGTAAGTCAGGCCATTTGCTGGGTCAGCCGTACCACGATCCTGACCGGCTTGACGGGCCGCAGCTATGGAACGCCGGGTAATCCCGAGTTGGCAACCGCCGATGCCGTCCGAGAACTGTACACCGATCGCCTTCGTGCCAGCGGCTATCGGACCGGATACTTTGGCAAGTGGCATGCGAAGATGCCCAAGGATTTTCGTCGCGAAGACCACTTCGATGAGTTTGAAGCGATCGGACGGAACCCTTTCTACAAGCGACAAGCCGACGGCAGCCTGCGGCACGAAACCGAAGTGATTGTCGATTGCGGGATCGACTTCATTCAGCGACATGACCCCGACAAGCCGTTCGCACTAAACCTGTGGTTCAACGCTTGCCACGCCGAAGACAGCGACCGCCGGCCAGGGATCGGTCATTTCCCTTGGCCGCGATCGGTGGACGGCATGTATGACGACGTCCAGATCCCCGAACCACGTTTGGCGTCGCCTGGCATCTTTGAAAGCCAACCCGATTTTTTGAAAACGACGATCAATCGCGAACGCTATTTTTGGCGTTGGAACACGCCGCAGAAATATCAAACCAACATGCGTGCTTACTATCGCATGGTCAGCGGGATCGACGGGGCGATCGGCCGCTTTATGAAAGCGCTGGAAGACGCGGGCATGGCGGACAACACGATCATCGTCTACTCCGCGGACAACGGGTACTACATGGGAAACCGCGGTTTCGCCGGCAAGTGGTCGCACTACGACGATGCTCTTCGCGTCCCCATGATCGTCATGGATCCTCGAGTGCCCGAGGACGCCAAAGGCCAGGTATCACAGAAGACCGTCTTGAATCTGGATCTTCCGTCGACCTTTCTTGATTACGCATCGGTGGAAATTCCCGAACGCTATCAAGGAAACAGCATCCGCCGGATCGTTCAGGGCGATGCCGTGGATGAGTGGAGAACCGAGAGCTTTCATGAACACTTTGCAGTACGGAATCGCATCCCGGCATTCGAAGGCCTACGAAACGACCAGTACAAGTACGTTAGGTATTTTGACCACGGCGGGTACGAGTTTCTGCACGATCTGCAGAACGATCCTGAAGAGCTAACGAACTTGGTCGATGACCCAGATTACGCCGATGTTTTGGCACAGATGCGGAAGCGAACGGATGCTCGGGTGCAACAATTGGGTGGGCCTTTACAGCCACTGGATCAATTCAACGAATCGACCGATCCCATGCCCGTTGCGGCGGCAAATGTGAGTGCCAAGCCGGATGCCGATGGATTCATTCGCGTTTTTGACGGAAAGTCGCTGCGTGGTTGGTCGGGCGATTCCAAGTATTGGTCGGTCCAGGACGGTGCATTGACGGGGGTCGCCGACGGGACCCTGAAGATGAATCGATTCATCACATGGAAGCATTCGACCGTTCGAAACTTTGACCTACGCGTGAAGGTCAAGGTGACCGCCGGCGGCAATAGCGGCATTCAGTATCGCGGAACGATGCGACCGGATCTTGGTCTGGATGTCGTGTCGGGATACCAGTGTGACGTGGTGGCGGATCGCCCGGATTACAACGGAATGCTATACGACGAAAAAGGCCGCCGCATCATCGCTCGCACGGGCCAGAAAGTTGTCATCGACACCGACGGCCAGCCCTGGATCGTCGGCGAGTTTCCGATTGCAGATTTTGAACCCGACCAGTGGCACGAATACCGCGTCTTGGTCAAAGGCAACCATCATCAGCATTGGATCGATGATCACATGACATCGGACGTGATCGATCTGGATGAAGCCGGGCGATCACTGGAAGGAGTTTTGGCCGTGCAGGTTCATGTCGGACCGGCCATGAAGATCCAGTACAAGGACTTTCGCATCAAGCACTTGCCCGACAACCTGCCCTTGATTCACGCCGGCGACGTTACCATTCCCGAAGGATCGCTGGGCGTGAAGCCACAAGGTCGGCTTCCCAAAGATTGGCAGCCCCCGAAGTACGCCGCACCGTCGGGCGTCGAATGA
- a CDS encoding PstS family phosphate ABC transporter substrate-binding protein, whose protein sequence is MSTTFVSVLKRRTNGLTCGLAALALAVAGCNSSTTTPTAETGEAQSNLVGNIEIDGSSTVQPISNAVQEQFRDVAPGVSITVSGKGTGNGFKRFALKETDISGASRPIKPSELESCREAGVEFVELPVAYDGLTFVIHPENDWVESLTVEQLTKIFADDNPVSKWNEIDESWPDETINIFAPGTGSGTYDYTKEVLADEIGLRKDMSLNEDDNILVQGVAGNRYSIGFFGVAYFEENQDKLKAVPIVNPEDGTAYMPTTENISGNKYAPFSRPLFIYVNAESLDKAEVATFVDYYLTNVPETCEKVGYVKLPEELLARARENYENVVLGTHYVDESGEKRGGPLADIFVAENLTK, encoded by the coding sequence ATGTCCACAACTTTTGTTTCGGTTTTGAAGCGCCGCACGAACGGCCTGACCTGCGGCTTGGCCGCGTTGGCGCTGGCGGTTGCCGGCTGTAACAGCAGCACGACCACGCCGACGGCGGAAACGGGCGAAGCCCAATCCAATCTGGTCGGCAACATCGAAATCGACGGCAGTAGCACCGTCCAACCGATCAGCAACGCGGTCCAAGAACAATTCCGCGACGTCGCCCCCGGCGTTTCGATCACCGTGTCGGGCAAAGGCACCGGAAACGGGTTCAAGCGTTTCGCGTTGAAAGAAACCGACATCAGTGGTGCATCGCGACCGATCAAGCCATCAGAATTGGAATCTTGCCGCGAAGCCGGTGTTGAGTTCGTCGAACTACCGGTCGCCTATGACGGTTTGACCTTCGTGATTCACCCCGAAAACGATTGGGTCGAAAGCCTGACCGTTGAGCAGTTGACCAAGATCTTTGCGGACGACAATCCCGTTTCGAAGTGGAACGAGATCGACGAATCGTGGCCGGACGAAACGATCAATATCTTCGCACCGGGAACCGGTTCGGGCACCTACGATTACACCAAAGAAGTCTTGGCCGATGAGATCGGGCTTCGTAAGGACATGAGTCTGAATGAGGACGACAATATCCTGGTCCAGGGGGTTGCCGGAAACCGCTACAGCATCGGCTTCTTCGGCGTCGCCTACTTCGAAGAGAACCAAGACAAGCTGAAGGCGGTTCCGATCGTCAATCCGGAAGACGGCACCGCATACATGCCGACGACCGAGAACATTTCCGGTAACAAGTACGCCCCCTTCAGCCGCCCGCTGTTCATTTACGTGAACGCCGAATCGCTAGATAAGGCGGAAGTCGCGACGTTCGTTGATTATTATCTGACCAACGTTCCGGAAACCTGTGAAAAGGTCGGCTACGTGAAGTTGCCCGAAGAATTGCTGGCACGTGCACGTGAAAATTACGAAAACGTCGTGTTGGGCACGCACTACGTTGATGAATCGGGCGAAAAGCGTGGCGGTCCCCTGGCCGACATCTTCGTTGCCGAAAACCTGACCAAGTAA
- the pstC gene encoding phosphate ABC transporter permease subunit PstC, translating into MSTTPVALTKREFTSTAGKLLREKLIVFLLAISALLTIAITIGIVGMLLTQSYQFFSSPYVTASEFLTGTEWTALQSPDLEQAEFGIMPLLSGTFRVTLIAMIIALPLGLITAIYLSEYASPRIRSWLKPTLEIIAGIPTVVLGYFAILVISPSLQFVSGGAFDTFNAASAGIAVGILCLPMVCSLSEDALQAVPRSLREGAYGMGCTPFETSIKVVVPAALSGIVSAFLLAFGRAIGETMVVALAAGTRATFSADPTRQSQTMTGFIVEMIKSENEFGTVQYYSLYGVAITLFLITFVMTLLGQLIRRRYQETYH; encoded by the coding sequence ATGAGCACCACACCGGTTGCCCTGACGAAACGCGAATTCACGTCGACCGCTGGAAAGCTGTTGCGTGAAAAGCTGATCGTGTTTCTGTTGGCGATTAGCGCATTGTTGACGATTGCGATCACAATCGGAATCGTCGGCATGTTGCTGACCCAAAGCTATCAGTTCTTCAGCAGCCCCTACGTGACCGCGTCGGAATTTCTGACCGGCACCGAGTGGACCGCGTTGCAATCGCCCGACCTGGAACAGGCCGAATTCGGCATCATGCCGCTGCTTAGCGGTACGTTCCGGGTCACATTGATCGCGATGATCATCGCGTTGCCGCTGGGGTTGATCACGGCGATCTATCTGAGCGAATACGCATCGCCACGGATTCGATCTTGGTTAAAACCGACCTTGGAAATCATCGCGGGAATCCCCACGGTGGTCCTGGGTTACTTTGCAATTCTAGTGATCAGCCCGTCGTTGCAATTCGTCAGCGGCGGCGCCTTCGACACCTTCAACGCCGCCAGTGCGGGCATCGCGGTGGGCATTCTTTGTCTGCCGATGGTGTGCAGTTTGTCCGAAGACGCGCTTCAAGCGGTGCCACGCAGTTTGCGAGAGGGTGCCTACGGCATGGGATGCACCCCGTTCGAAACGTCGATCAAAGTCGTCGTTCCGGCCGCGCTTTCGGGGATCGTCAGCGCATTTTTGCTGGCCTTCGGTCGTGCGATCGGTGAAACGATGGTCGTCGCGCTGGCCGCGGGGACTCGCGCCACGTTCTCGGCCGACCCGACCCGACAATCCCAGACGATGACGGGCTTCATTGTGGAAATGATCAAAAGCGAGAACGAGTTTGGGACCGTGCAGTATTACAGTCTGTATGGTGTCGCGATCACGCTGTTCTTGATCACGTTCGTCATGACACTGCTGGGCCAACTGATCCGTCGGCGCTATCAGGAGACCTACCATTGA
- a CDS encoding ArnT family glycosyltransferase: MNVIRSRVATGGLLSAILIAQVALMWHAIDQASPTPDEFGLLVGGLDSIVNGRHDIYCVNPPLVKRLAAWIPVGRGFRIPSYTENPDLRRIEWDLGRRFASMHQTDAMAALVSGRRMVSLFAALGSVGIFLLGREIAGKGVAIIATILWASSPWILGYGIFVQTDVPAATTGCFALLAMLIAARNMNQGPALWAPAVVTCGLWVGIAIMTKLTWLSLIILVPLMFPLAGRASWRRWIPAVIMVQVVAACVVVAGYGGGAWNRPLGDLPFDSRLLGGDEDTVADHYTFAGTVLQDLPSLVPALWKGVDWQSRDLAVPGPAMMAGQWQTGGWYHYYAFVLLVKTRIIVLVMASIGLLRLILDRDGYGVRKRPFWVLIFFAVVLFAWISSHHALNRHGRYIIVLLPIVYLTAAVGCVWLWQKIASLATTSIAGTLGLVSMVLVFAVGIAESIPCHPYQISFANLAFGGPSQCHRWLAHSNVDWDHGWIAVKDWWGKHQANNPDARLFIRRPRWMEVSCLGMQAVEIRNSELRESSNAFVVVRLWEPIPVEQNHSAEPTPPIQTFAFSLGLYLADQVVRDDPMDIWYELRLNDSL; this comes from the coding sequence ATGAACGTGATCCGATCCCGGGTCGCAACGGGCGGTTTGCTATCGGCGATTTTGATCGCTCAGGTTGCCCTGATGTGGCATGCGATTGACCAAGCCAGCCCCACGCCGGATGAGTTTGGGCTATTGGTTGGCGGATTGGATTCGATCGTCAATGGCAGGCATGACATCTATTGCGTGAACCCGCCTTTGGTCAAACGCTTGGCGGCATGGATTCCAGTCGGCCGGGGCTTTCGCATCCCTTCGTACACAGAGAATCCAGACCTCCGCCGAATCGAATGGGACCTGGGGCGTCGGTTTGCATCCATGCATCAAACCGACGCGATGGCGGCATTGGTCTCAGGCCGGCGGATGGTGTCGCTGTTCGCCGCGCTGGGATCGGTCGGGATTTTTCTTTTGGGTCGGGAGATCGCTGGGAAGGGCGTTGCGATCATCGCCACGATCCTGTGGGCATCCAGCCCTTGGATTCTGGGGTATGGGATCTTCGTGCAGACCGACGTTCCCGCCGCGACGACCGGGTGTTTCGCGTTGTTGGCCATGCTGATCGCTGCGAGAAACATGAATCAAGGTCCGGCCTTGTGGGCGCCCGCGGTTGTCACCTGTGGCCTGTGGGTAGGGATCGCCATCATGACAAAGCTCACTTGGCTGTCATTGATCATTCTTGTCCCGTTGATGTTCCCGCTGGCCGGTAGGGCGTCTTGGCGAAGATGGATTCCCGCGGTCATCATGGTGCAGGTTGTTGCCGCGTGTGTCGTTGTTGCCGGCTATGGTGGTGGGGCTTGGAATCGTCCCTTGGGCGATCTGCCTTTTGATAGTCGGTTATTGGGTGGCGACGAAGACACCGTGGCCGACCACTACACATTTGCTGGTACTGTTTTGCAGGATCTGCCGTCTTTGGTGCCTGCACTTTGGAAGGGCGTCGATTGGCAATCACGTGACTTGGCCGTGCCCGGTCCCGCGATGATGGCGGGACAGTGGCAGACCGGCGGTTGGTATCACTACTATGCATTCGTGTTGCTGGTGAAGACGCGAATTATCGTTTTGGTCATGGCGTCCATCGGATTACTTCGCCTGATACTTGATCGCGATGGGTATGGCGTCCGGAAAAGGCCGTTTTGGGTTCTGATCTTCTTTGCCGTGGTCTTGTTTGCTTGGATCAGTTCGCATCACGCGCTGAATCGCCATGGGCGATACATCATCGTTCTTTTGCCGATTGTCTATTTGACCGCTGCGGTCGGCTGTGTCTGGCTGTGGCAAAAGATTGCGTCACTCGCGACAACATCGATAGCAGGAACGCTGGGTCTCGTTTCGATGGTTCTGGTCTTTGCCGTTGGGATCGCGGAATCAATTCCGTGCCACCCCTATCAGATCAGTTTTGCGAATTTAGCCTTTGGAGGTCCAAGTCAGTGTCATCGTTGGCTGGCTCACAGCAATGTGGACTGGGATCACGGTTGGATTGCGGTGAAAGATTGGTGGGGCAAGCACCAAGCCAACAATCCTGATGCGCGGTTGTTCATTCGTCGACCACGATGGATGGAGGTGTCTTGTTTGGGGATGCAGGCCGTCGAGATCCGAAACAGCGAATTGCGAGAATCCTCGAACGCTTTCGTTGTGGTCAGGCTTTGGGAGCCAATTCCGGTCGAACAGAATCACTCAGCTGAACCTACGCCGCCGATCCAAACGTTTGCCTTTTCCCTGGGGCTTTATCTAGCCGATCAGGTCGTGCGTGATGACCCGATGGATATCTGGTACGAGCTGCGCTTGAACGATTCGTTGTAG
- a CDS encoding DOMON domain-containing protein, producing MTDEASEATARLIDPSFLFRFELEIPHVPLQWKAAGVSLPESCRLPDLGQLGEHPSFADVRIGWDETGIGIAVIVSGKSSVPWCRETRLEDSDGVHLWIDTRCSPNIHRATGFCHRFLFMPAGGGPSRDKPVASLVPIQRARANPKPIKPGSLKVMAIARHDGYKLSGFIPAAAMTGFDPSSQSRLGFFCSVVDRELGWQTLSLGPEYPVADDPSLWCQAVLKQGE from the coding sequence ATGACGGACGAAGCATCCGAAGCGACCGCCCGGTTGATCGACCCGAGCTTTCTGTTTCGATTCGAGCTGGAAATTCCCCACGTGCCGCTGCAATGGAAAGCAGCCGGGGTCAGCTTGCCAGAATCGTGTCGGCTGCCCGATTTGGGACAACTTGGCGAACACCCTAGTTTCGCCGACGTCCGAATCGGCTGGGACGAAACCGGGATCGGTATCGCCGTGATCGTTTCCGGAAAATCATCCGTCCCGTGGTGTCGCGAAACACGACTGGAAGACAGCGATGGCGTGCATCTGTGGATCGACACACGGTGCAGTCCCAACATTCACCGTGCGACCGGTTTCTGTCATCGCTTTCTGTTCATGCCGGCCGGCGGCGGTCCGTCACGCGACAAACCGGTCGCCAGCTTGGTGCCGATTCAGCGAGCCCGAGCGAATCCGAAACCGATCAAACCTGGCAGCTTGAAAGTGATGGCGATCGCACGACACGACGGCTACAAACTCAGCGGGTTCATCCCCGCCGCGGCGATGACCGGATTCGACCCATCCAGCCAAAGTCGCTTGGGCTTTTTCTGTTCTGTTGTCGACCGTGAACTAGGATGGCAAACATTGTCGCTGGGACCGGAATACCCCGTGGCCGATGATCCCAGTTTGTGGTGCCAAGCGGTCTTGAAGCAGGGCGAATGA
- a CDS encoding sugar phosphate isomerase/epimerase family protein, with protein MSKRFAMTFPPATIDPPKTMTYSRRQVLCSAAAALAIPATTVSTAIAREPIQRTGPSRLKLALAAYSFRQYFSYMKGKKKQPQSDGPAMDMEGFLQYCADHGCDGAELTSYFFRNDPDRDYFLDLKRSAFLKGLAISGTAIGNNFTVGRGERLESEIAAAKQWIDHAAVLGAPHIRFFAGTGAQIEKEPARIDEAIEALEQCAEHAANHGIMLGVENHGNLTSDQMLTIMQRVSSPWVGMNLDTGNFFSDDPYGDLEKCVGYAVNVQVKVVMRSPDRTKSPADLKRIAAILRDGGYQGFVNLEYEEEQPYEHVPQALDELRQAIA; from the coding sequence ATGTCGAAGCGATTCGCGATGACGTTCCCACCTGCAACCATAGACCCGCCCAAGACGATGACCTATTCACGACGCCAAGTCCTTTGTTCCGCAGCCGCCGCGCTGGCGATTCCCGCCACCACCGTTTCGACCGCCATCGCAAGAGAACCGATCCAGCGGACCGGTCCGTCACGGCTGAAGCTTGCTTTGGCGGCGTATTCGTTTCGCCAGTACTTTTCGTACATGAAGGGCAAGAAGAAGCAGCCACAGAGTGACGGGCCGGCGATGGATATGGAAGGTTTTCTGCAATACTGTGCCGATCACGGGTGTGATGGCGCGGAATTGACCAGTTACTTCTTCCGCAACGATCCGGACCGCGACTACTTCTTGGACTTGAAACGATCCGCGTTTTTGAAAGGTCTTGCGATCAGCGGAACCGCCATCGGCAACAACTTCACCGTGGGGCGTGGCGAGCGATTGGAATCGGAAATCGCCGCTGCCAAACAGTGGATCGATCACGCCGCCGTTTTGGGTGCACCCCACATCCGATTCTTTGCCGGGACGGGCGCTCAGATCGAAAAGGAACCCGCACGGATCGACGAAGCAATCGAGGCACTGGAACAGTGTGCCGAGCACGCCGCGAACCATGGCATCATGCTGGGCGTGGAAAATCACGGCAATCTGACCAGCGACCAGATGCTGACGATCATGCAACGCGTGTCCAGCCCTTGGGTGGGCATGAATTTGGACACAGGCAACTTCTTTTCCGATGACCCCTACGGCGATTTGGAAAAGTGCGTCGGCTATGCCGTCAACGTTCAAGTCAAAGTGGTCATGCGATCGCCCGACCGTACGAAGTCACCGGCCGATCTGAAGCGAATCGCCGCGATTTTGCGCGACGGTGGTTACCAAGGCTTTGTGAATTTGGAATACGAAGAAGAACAACCCTACGAACACGTCCCACAAGCGTTGGACGAATTGCGGCAAGCGATCGCTTGA
- a CDS encoding transposase, with the protein MPNDFCDPVTLFITWTTYGSWLPGDARGWTRWKQGEQQPQPVLEDWCKGRMKENAVLLDSSQRDSVEEVIRQHAEHRGWQLHAVSARSNHVHILVTVVPSIGNPDFRMSDGVKRVRDQFKANATRVLRRGQNPVVNEKVWTRGGDIQFIVTDDDLEKVMIYVSEAQDRMDRGK; encoded by the coding sequence ATGCCGAACGATTTTTGTGATCCAGTAACCCTGTTCATTACATGGACCACTTATGGCTCCTGGTTACCCGGTGATGCCCGTGGTTGGACGAGATGGAAACAGGGCGAGCAACAGCCGCAGCCCGTATTGGAAGACTGGTGCAAAGGCCGGATGAAGGAGAATGCCGTACTGCTCGATTCCAGTCAGCGTGACAGCGTTGAAGAGGTCATTCGTCAACATGCTGAGCATCGCGGTTGGCAGTTGCATGCGGTTTCAGCACGTTCTAACCATGTTCATATCTTGGTCACTGTAGTACCCAGCATTGGCAATCCGGACTTTCGCATGTCCGATGGAGTTAAACGGGTTCGCGACCAGTTCAAGGCGAACGCGACGCGAGTTTTGCGGCGCGGGCAAAATCCAGTTGTGAACGAGAAGGTCTGGACCAGAGGTGGTGATATTCAATTCATAGTCACGGATGACGATCTGGAGAAGGTCATGATTTATGTATCCGAGGCCCAAGATCGGATGGACCGCGGAAAGTAG
- a CDS encoding sulfatase-like hydrolase/transferase — protein sequence MFAAIGLFGDEVVRAESAQTRAPNLLWIVTDDHRSDSIQAYNRAVHGQDDSPLGHVESPNIDRLASEGVLFTRVFCNAPVCAPSRGSMHTGRYPFRNGHYAFEITHQAPDFVRPTVSQTLRNHGYQTALFGKPGHYIFRWGPGQGYNDAGLFDTEVDFKHDLQKNGIGEIFTGVRFGKRDGRTQVVGTAEKVLYPDGRTKEYFISRVGEDLTPEDLAARREVDQQFDLLRSYTRSNPNLIIGGVNPKPAGKTVDAAVVDEYTRYLTNRDSEYLTAWGKAQRGVDTDRPVFIHLSFHLPHTPVLPPKSFRDRFAQYSYKVPEFDKSDVERLPPQMQRMYQATKIDNLTPAEKQTAIQDYYAFCAYGDALIGDAVDQFKAYCESRGEDYLILFTIGDHGWHLGEQGIEAKFTPWRQSVCDSVILVSSDKNAVPPGTVCDQLVEYVDFAPTLLASAGLDIQSERFDYLDGYSLFDVIDGKRTERQYAVGEINVIVGPRAYLHTDRFRFSMRTRPFDNLVNKNQLGQDLRWALDAPAEEVDLMLYDLAVDPLERRNVAGQSEYRELAEWFRQKLGRIVLGDRRAECDWSMENTFHISDFALGADDKKLDIPPEIIPEPRMVGSKR from the coding sequence GTGTTTGCTGCGATTGGACTCTTCGGCGACGAGGTTGTCCGTGCCGAATCCGCGCAAACGCGGGCACCGAACCTGCTTTGGATCGTCACCGATGATCATCGGTCCGATTCGATTCAGGCCTACAACCGTGCGGTCCATGGTCAGGACGACAGCCCGCTGGGCCATGTGGAATCGCCCAACATCGACCGCTTGGCGAGCGAAGGCGTCTTGTTCACACGAGTGTTTTGCAACGCGCCTGTTTGTGCGCCTTCACGCGGATCGATGCATACGGGACGTTACCCGTTTCGCAATGGTCACTATGCGTTCGAAATCACGCACCAAGCCCCCGACTTTGTGCGCCCCACCGTGTCGCAAACTCTTCGCAATCACGGGTATCAAACCGCGTTGTTTGGCAAACCCGGTCACTACATTTTCCGGTGGGGACCTGGGCAGGGATACAACGATGCAGGTTTGTTTGACACCGAAGTCGACTTTAAACACGACCTGCAGAAAAACGGCATCGGCGAAATCTTCACCGGCGTGCGTTTCGGGAAACGCGACGGGCGCACTCAAGTGGTCGGAACCGCCGAAAAGGTTTTGTATCCCGATGGCCGAACTAAGGAATATTTCATCAGTCGCGTGGGTGAAGACCTAACACCCGAGGACTTGGCGGCCCGTCGCGAAGTCGATCAACAGTTTGATCTGCTTCGCAGCTACACGCGATCCAATCCGAATTTGATCATCGGTGGCGTCAACCCAAAGCCGGCCGGGAAGACGGTCGATGCGGCCGTGGTCGATGAATACACTCGATATCTGACGAACCGCGACAGCGAATATCTGACCGCTTGGGGAAAAGCACAGCGGGGTGTCGATACCGATCGCCCCGTGTTCATCCACCTCAGTTTTCACCTGCCCCACACCCCCGTGTTGCCGCCCAAATCATTCCGCGATCGCTTTGCACAGTATTCGTACAAGGTTCCGGAGTTTGATAAGTCCGACGTGGAACGATTGCCGCCGCAGATGCAGCGGATGTATCAGGCGACCAAGATTGATAATCTGACCCCCGCGGAAAAACAAACGGCCATTCAAGATTACTATGCGTTTTGTGCCTATGGCGACGCACTGATCGGCGACGCGGTCGACCAATTCAAGGCGTATTGCGAATCACGCGGTGAAGACTATCTGATTCTATTCACCATCGGCGACCATGGATGGCACTTGGGGGAACAAGGGATCGAAGCCAAATTCACGCCGTGGCGACAATCGGTATGCGATTCGGTCATCTTGGTGTCGTCGGACAAAAACGCTGTACCACCCGGAACGGTTTGTGACCAGTTGGTGGAATATGTTGACTTCGCGCCCACGTTGTTGGCGTCCGCCGGTTTAGATATCCAGAGTGAACGCTTCGACTATCTGGACGGATACAGTTTGTTTGACGTGATCGACGGCAAGCGAACGGAACGGCAATACGCGGTGGGCGAGATCAACGTGATCGTGGGGCCGCGAGCTTATTTGCACACCGATCGTTTTCGATTCTCGATGCGGACGCGTCCCTTCGACAACTTGGTGAACAAGAACCAGTTGGGCCAGGATCTACGCTGGGCGTTGGACGCACCAGCGGAGGAAGTGGACTTGATGCTGTACGACTTGGCCGTCGATCCGCTGGAACGGCGAAACGTTGCCGGTCAGTCGGAGTATCGAGAGCTTGCCGAGTGGTTTCGTCAAAAGCTGGGAAGGATTGTGTTGGGAGACCGTCGGGCGGAGTGTGATTGGTCGATGGAAAACACGTTTCACATCAGTGACTTTGCCCTTGGGGCCGACGACAAGAAGCTGGACATTCCGCCGGAGATCATTCCCGAACCAAGGATGGTCGGTTCGAAGCGTTGA